The following are encoded together in the Flavihumibacter fluvii genome:
- a CDS encoding PBECR2 nuclease fold domain-containing protein yields MIHNFNETLKKHLYKKKEDRFEYAANLEENFLSPDEKWFNKGDNRDTWIYIKYYDKHPHVLIVDVKNNKLVAETFYRLDKDEYRQDFIRKGRGVLLQKK; encoded by the coding sequence ATGATACACAACTTTAATGAAACGCTTAAAAAGCACTTGTACAAAAAGAAGGAAGACCGGTTTGAATATGCGGCGAATCTGGAAGAAAATTTTTTATCTCCTGATGAAAAGTGGTTTAATAAAGGCGACAACAGGGATACCTGGATCTATATTAAATACTATGACAAACATCCTCATGTACTTATTGTGGATGTGAAAAACAATAAACTGGTTGCTGAAACATTTTATAGGCTCGATAAGGATGAATATCGGCAAGATTTTATTAGGAAAGGAAGAGGCGTCTTATTGCAAAAAAAATGA
- a CDS encoding helix-turn-helix transcriptional regulator, producing the protein MAIISTPYYIRPLNHTKNSSQKERAGDLDIIAIQPGIPIKATWVTGNIQRHSLTQFTVDYFTLLTRIPVEVIIPNVFRETLMVFNAGGLITVRSNAIKPTVVPRYCYWNGELKDVNQLVTIPKKCGVEFLLIKQTHEQLKQWVAHKIESSLLPEQIVLLPLAGQTRIVVQSVEKRRILSIIMASLAEPSIDQLECHVLLNWLLVTCWQRSWQIYNSRLADASLPVDVYRIYEAAEGLIMSMDQQFSLRLLAKQIGMNPNLVQAQFKVIFGCSVFRFLLQVRMAKATYLLQATDLPIDRIGFLVGYPNAAHFSTVFKKHSGRSPSEIRSSPLIRMGSFTE; encoded by the coding sequence ATGGCTATAATATCTACTCCTTATTATATCCGACCATTAAACCATACTAAAAATTCCAGCCAAAAAGAGCGGGCAGGGGATTTAGATATTATTGCCATTCAGCCTGGCATTCCTATTAAAGCGACTTGGGTTACGGGGAATATCCAGCGACATAGCCTGACTCAATTTACCGTTGATTATTTCACTTTACTGACCAGGATTCCTGTTGAAGTTATTATTCCGAATGTATTTAGGGAAACGCTCATGGTTTTTAATGCAGGTGGACTCATTACGGTTCGTTCAAACGCCATAAAACCGACTGTAGTTCCACGTTATTGTTATTGGAATGGTGAGCTGAAAGACGTTAACCAATTGGTGACTATTCCAAAGAAATGCGGTGTTGAATTCCTGCTAATAAAGCAAACACACGAACAACTGAAACAATGGGTAGCCCATAAAATAGAATCCAGTTTGTTGCCAGAGCAAATTGTATTGTTGCCTTTAGCTGGTCAGACAAGAATTGTTGTGCAGTCTGTGGAAAAGCGCCGAATCCTTTCAATCATTATGGCCAGTCTTGCTGAACCTTCAATTGATCAACTGGAATGCCATGTTTTGCTAAATTGGTTGTTAGTTACTTGCTGGCAAAGAAGTTGGCAAATTTATAATAGTCGACTTGCTGATGCGAGTTTACCAGTAGATGTGTACCGCATTTATGAGGCCGCTGAAGGTCTGATCATGTCAATGGATCAGCAGTTTTCACTTCGTTTGCTGGCAAAACAAATAGGCATGAATCCTAATCTGGTCCAGGCTCAATTTAAAGTCATATTTGGTTGTTCTGTTTTCCGGTTTTTGTTACAAGTACGAATGGCAAAAGCTACCTATTTATTGCAGGCTACAGACCTGCCAATTGATCGAATTGGGTTTTTGGTTGGATATCCGAATGCCGCACATTTTTCAACCGTATTTAAAAAGCATAGCGGCAGATCGCCTTCGGAAATTAGAAGCTCACCCTTAATTCGAATGGGCAGTTTTACGGAATAA
- the cas2 gene encoding CRISPR-associated endonuclease Cas2, whose translation MWVLIFFDLPTETQKDRKIYAKFRKDIMGNGFQMFQFSIYLRHCSSKENADVHLKRVKKILPPKGHIGLMCITDKQFGMMEIFQGHEDIESPETLQQLELF comes from the coding sequence ATGTGGGTCCTTATTTTCTTCGATTTACCTACCGAAACCCAAAAGGACCGGAAAATTTATGCAAAATTCCGGAAAGATATCATGGGCAATGGGTTTCAAATGTTTCAATTCAGTATTTACCTCCGTCATTGCTCCAGTAAAGAAAATGCAGACGTTCATCTTAAAAGAGTGAAAAAAATACTCCCCCCAAAAGGACATATAGGCCTTATGTGCATTACAGATAAACAGTTTGGTATGATGGAAATATTCCAGGGACATGAGGATATTGAATCTCCGGAAACCTTACAACAATTGGAGCTTTTTTAA
- a CDS encoding DUF6520 family protein: protein MRKLLMPFAFVLAIGAAFAFKPATLTTYYRNNPSPTGSPKCLVETDCTLSTGADCDHTVYTTFPGNNTQPCSGIIDLKKPL from the coding sequence ATGAGAAAGCTCTTGATGCCTTTTGCATTTGTATTGGCTATTGGTGCCGCATTTGCCTTTAAGCCAGCGACACTTACGACATATTACAGGAACAACCCCAGCCCAACAGGATCGCCAAAATGCCTTGTTGAAACAGACTGCACACTTTCAACCGGTGCAGATTGCGATCATACTGTCTATACAACTTTTCCGGGCAATAATACCCAACCCTGTTCTGGTATAATTGACCTAAAAAAACCGCTTTGA
- a CDS encoding LytTR family DNA-binding domain-containing protein, with translation MKNNYLLFEAKGLMQRVAIDSILFARSKRNYCSVHTGHGIHHLRCSLQNLIAYPNLDGMVQIHRSFAVNIHQVTGLRRNEVLIHQVRLPLARNIFKKVHEVFLDSP, from the coding sequence ATGAAAAATAATTACCTGCTGTTTGAAGCAAAGGGGCTAATGCAAAGAGTTGCCATCGATTCCATTCTATTTGCGAGATCCAAAAGGAATTATTGTTCAGTACATACCGGCCACGGTATTCATCATTTACGATGTTCACTTCAAAACCTGATTGCATATCCCAACCTGGATGGCATGGTACAGATTCATCGTTCTTTCGCGGTGAACATTCACCAGGTGACCGGCCTTCGCCGGAATGAAGTCCTGATTCATCAAGTACGACTTCCCCTTGCCCGGAACATTTTTAAAAAAGTGCATGAAGTATTTTTAGACTCGCCCTGA
- a CDS encoding peroxiredoxin family protein, translating to MYLMKCSFIGLLLCFIWTGLHAQNIAPKTKPVVGEKCPDFQISGIQHASFKKINLERAKGKWLVLHFFSLNCSDNFTSLNQVDSFQRAFKDSVQFVLVGRLNRFGIRKGTEIYSQYEAYRKRFGFELAVAYDSSMQWHFGVSTTPESFLIDPDGIMRAKFLLPLASQEDLYRFMKGDLKALPGDVAYKSKLVEYETLKPLLENDNGGAANSYLFRSILVKSNPQLAGGSRAIFNSEVGRLVQFVNVSLDKLYMMAFGDTLYRLPKVEINSYGRLYHKPVWENRDANKYINNEYDDSINYSYSMVTPEVLPVKRLQENMQRDLKNYFGFDVRVEKRMMPCWKLVASPSARKKLATKGSEFYSGEDDYADFTLLNMPVSKLIWHLWRNNQLAPPFVDSTGIIGNIDIHLKSIYIDSLEKTREALRENGLDIVLDKKEMDVIVIRDP from the coding sequence ATGTATTTAATGAAATGTTCTTTCATAGGGCTATTGCTATGCTTTATTTGGACTGGCTTGCATGCGCAGAATATTGCTCCCAAAACCAAACCTGTTGTTGGCGAGAAGTGCCCGGATTTTCAGATCAGTGGCATACAGCATGCATCCTTTAAAAAGATTAACCTGGAGCGTGCGAAAGGGAAATGGCTGGTGCTGCATTTCTTCAGCTTGAATTGTAGTGACAATTTTACCAGCCTTAACCAGGTGGATAGTTTTCAACGGGCCTTTAAAGATTCAGTGCAATTTGTTTTGGTGGGAAGACTCAATCGATTTGGAATCCGCAAGGGAACAGAGATTTATTCACAATATGAAGCCTATCGAAAACGATTTGGTTTTGAATTAGCAGTTGCTTATGATTCGAGTATGCAATGGCATTTTGGTGTTTCTACAACACCGGAAAGTTTTTTGATAGATCCAGACGGTATTATGCGGGCCAAATTTTTACTGCCATTGGCAAGCCAGGAAGATTTATATCGGTTTATGAAAGGTGATTTAAAAGCCTTGCCCGGTGATGTGGCTTATAAATCCAAACTGGTAGAATATGAAACGTTAAAACCTTTGTTAGAGAATGATAATGGGGGTGCAGCTAATAGCTATTTATTCAGGTCCATCCTGGTAAAGAGTAATCCACAGCTAGCGGGCGGAAGTAGGGCCATATTTAATAGTGAGGTAGGACGGTTAGTTCAATTTGTAAATGTTTCGCTTGATAAACTTTATATGATGGCCTTTGGTGATACTTTGTATAGACTTCCTAAGGTAGAAATAAATTCCTATGGGCGTCTTTATCACAAACCAGTCTGGGAAAACAGGGATGCTAATAAATATATAAACAATGAATATGATGATAGCATTAATTATTCCTATAGCATGGTTACTCCGGAAGTATTGCCTGTTAAAAGATTACAAGAAAATATGCAACGTGACCTTAAGAATTATTTTGGATTTGATGTAAGGGTGGAAAAGAGAATGATGCCCTGTTGGAAATTAGTAGCAAGTCCTTCTGCACGCAAGAAATTGGCTACTAAAGGAAGTGAATTTTATTCAGGAGAGGATGACTATGCTGATTTTACATTATTGAATATGCCCGTTTCAAAGTTGATCTGGCATTTATGGCGTAATAATCAGTTGGCACCACCATTTGTGGATAGCACAGGAATTATAGGTAATATAGATATTCACCTGAAATCAATTTATATTGATTCTTTAGAAAAGACAAGGGAAGCACTTCGGGAAAACGGCCTGGACATTGTGCTGGATAAAAAGGAGATGGATGTTATTGTGATTCGTGATCCTTGA
- a CDS encoding MauE/DoxX family redox-associated membrane protein, producing the protein MQQTSMLKSRNNHFSYIIEATCFMYILLWVYAAISKLSSFDKFQGQLSQSPMLISFSVYFAYGIPLLEIGLAILLCWTATRKPAILASFTLMTMFSVYIFLITRYSSFVPCSCGGILEKLSWNEHLIFNIGLLFIAGLAYLFYPPNQVTT; encoded by the coding sequence ATGCAACAAACCTCAATGCTCAAGTCCAGGAACAATCACTTCTCCTATATTATTGAAGCAACCTGCTTCATGTATATCTTGTTGTGGGTGTATGCGGCAATAAGCAAACTTAGCAGTTTTGACAAATTTCAGGGGCAACTCAGCCAGTCACCCATGCTTATCAGTTTCTCTGTTTATTTTGCTTATGGAATTCCCCTATTGGAAATTGGTCTGGCTATCCTCCTTTGCTGGACAGCTACCCGGAAGCCGGCCATATTGGCTTCTTTTACCCTGATGACCATGTTCAGTGTTTATATATTCCTGATTACCAGGTATAGTTCATTTGTGCCCTGTTCATGTGGTGGTATATTAGAAAAACTTAGCTGGAATGAGCATCTGATATTCAATATTGGACTACTGTTTATTGCCGGTTTGGCTTACTTATTCTATCCACCCAACCAAGTCACAACTTAA
- a CDS encoding AraC family transcriptional regulator codes for MNPTYYTELFRDRLQFLHTAEQQVGFIHTPRQETRSISFAPGLSITFFLLNKTAKINACTYSEGSFTILNTGSDYQKVEITTTDNCSIFWVTHTKRIQSQIASKPASRSTAQLYYWISKLILQLGNEKAKAWEIKNNCQLLQALILQHKPGKLPKCNKFYKVFSVVYAITALENEPVNTWNVATLTNTPHISPHEFQRIFKTIFPVSVNEWLTSQKMFLAANLLLHSQQSIASIGAAIGFSSDSNFTTSFNRHFLTTPALFRKTAHSN; via the coding sequence ATGAATCCTACTTATTACACGGAACTTTTTCGGGATAGGCTACAGTTCCTGCACACAGCCGAACAACAAGTTGGTTTTATACACACACCCCGGCAAGAGACAAGATCGATCTCTTTTGCACCTGGCCTATCGATAACCTTCTTCCTCCTGAACAAAACAGCCAAAATAAATGCCTGCACATATTCTGAAGGCAGTTTCACCATCCTCAATACAGGCAGTGATTATCAAAAAGTTGAAATTACTACAACAGATAACTGCAGTATATTCTGGGTCACTCACACCAAACGAATACAATCCCAAATTGCATCGAAACCAGCCTCCCGAAGCACTGCTCAGCTGTACTATTGGATAAGTAAATTGATCCTCCAGTTGGGCAATGAGAAAGCCAAAGCCTGGGAAATTAAAAACAATTGTCAGCTCCTGCAAGCCCTAATCTTGCAACACAAGCCAGGAAAACTGCCTAAATGCAACAAATTTTACAAAGTTTTTTCCGTTGTTTATGCTATTACAGCACTGGAAAATGAACCTGTGAATACCTGGAACGTAGCCACTTTGACTAACACACCACACATTTCACCGCATGAATTTCAAAGAATTTTCAAAACTATTTTTCCTGTTTCAGTGAATGAATGGCTTACCAGTCAAAAAATGTTCCTGGCCGCAAATTTGCTGCTGCATTCTCAGCAATCCATTGCATCTATTGGCGCAGCTATCGGATTTAGTTCGGATAGCAATTTTACAACTTCCTTCAACCGGCACTTTCTTACAACCCCTGCATTATTCCGTAAAACTGCCCATTCGAATTAA
- a CDS encoding SusC/RagA family TonB-linked outer membrane protein, which yields MMQFTAILLLAGCLQLSAASYGQEISMSRRQATLGEIFLEIHQQTGYFFYYDEALIQKARRINIAVKSESLDKVLAICFYQQPLQYVIDNQVIVVSAKKMPLIAVDSSGFPVSGKVVNQEDEPISNATILVQPGGIMTMTDENGFFLIPAVQKNSTIQISSVGYLTRKLGVSKDQMYLISLKRTDNKLDEVQVIAYGTSSRRLNTGTVSKVTSAVIEQQPVSNPLSAMQGRVPGLTIQQNTSVPGGGFKVQLRGQNSVRADGNDLFYVVDGVPYTSSSIASPYTSAIIARGNPLSAINPADIESIEVLKDADATAIYGSRGANGVVLITTKKGKAGKLQVNINTYQSFGNLARKLDILKTEDYLAMRHEAFRNDGQTIQPWDVDLTVWDTTRYTDWQEELLGNTARASHLEGSIGGGNANSQFLVGGTYHRETTVFPGDFSDTKGSAHFNLNNSSLNGKFKTSITGTYLVDNNHLLNYDLTELITQLPPNAPKIYQENGELNWESSTWTNPYSYLYQKYQARTTNLIGNATLSYQLVKGLTIRANLGFTEMKVNEKAIYPGSSYDPAFEQAGSSNFANNQVRTWIAEPMIQWNRNFEHHSFEVLAGGTFQESVREGTTFQATDFISDALLENLAAAGNVKVANTSYSQYRYAAIFGRMNYKWQNEFLVNLTARRDGSSRFGPGKQFANFGAIGAGWIFTQRPWIQRILPFLSFGKIRASYGLTGSDQIGDYGYLELWLPSSYGYQGIPGLQPGNLNNPDYHWETNRKLEASLDLGFLNDRLLFSMNYYYNRSGNQLVGYPLPVITGFNQVQYNLNAEVENKGWEFELNAAILRGEGLKWNSSFNLSLPRNKLVSFPNLAGSSFANSYIIGQSLFTKKYFAVEGVDPETGIYRFKDFNKDGVISYPKDAQVMKTISRTMYGGWQNDFSYKGLRLDLFFEFVQQTGLNYRTAFYMPGGYGPQPDYVLDRWQAIGENSNTQKFTQDYGSAGYSSFSKAQAYGDQNVSDASFIRLKNLSLAYDLPKSWQTAMHLQKAQFYLQGQNLFTLTNYKGWDPENMSFLRLPPLRVWAIGFRITL from the coding sequence ATGATGCAATTCACAGCCATCCTACTGCTTGCAGGCTGCCTGCAATTGTCGGCCGCAAGTTACGGCCAGGAAATCAGCATGTCCAGGAGACAAGCTACGCTTGGAGAAATCTTTCTGGAAATTCACCAACAAACCGGGTATTTCTTTTATTATGACGAAGCCTTGATACAAAAAGCCAGGCGGATAAATATTGCTGTAAAGAGCGAATCCTTAGATAAGGTACTCGCCATCTGTTTTTACCAGCAGCCATTACAGTATGTAATCGACAACCAGGTAATAGTTGTATCCGCAAAAAAAATGCCTCTAATTGCGGTTGATAGTTCGGGTTTCCCAGTAAGCGGCAAAGTTGTCAACCAGGAAGACGAACCCATAAGTAATGCAACCATTTTGGTTCAGCCTGGTGGTATAATGACCATGACCGATGAAAATGGATTTTTTTTAATTCCTGCAGTACAAAAAAATTCCACTATACAGATAAGCTCCGTCGGATACCTTACCCGGAAACTCGGTGTTTCTAAAGACCAAATGTATCTGATCAGTTTAAAAAGGACTGACAATAAATTAGATGAAGTGCAGGTGATCGCTTATGGAACCAGCAGTAGAAGATTAAACACCGGAACCGTTTCGAAAGTGACCAGTGCAGTAATTGAGCAACAACCTGTATCGAATCCATTAAGCGCTATGCAGGGTCGTGTACCAGGTTTGACCATTCAGCAAAATACAAGTGTTCCGGGTGGTGGTTTTAAAGTTCAGTTACGTGGCCAAAACAGCGTACGTGCTGATGGAAATGATCTGTTTTATGTAGTGGATGGAGTACCCTATACAAGCAGTTCAATCGCCTCGCCATATACCAGTGCTATTATTGCCAGGGGAAACCCGCTGAGTGCCATTAACCCAGCCGATATTGAAAGCATTGAAGTCCTCAAGGATGCTGATGCTACAGCCATTTATGGTTCGAGGGGAGCTAATGGGGTAGTACTGATTACCACAAAAAAAGGTAAAGCCGGTAAGTTACAAGTGAATATTAATACATACCAGAGTTTCGGTAACCTCGCCCGAAAACTCGATATACTGAAAACAGAAGATTACCTGGCCATGCGACATGAGGCATTTCGGAATGATGGTCAAACCATACAACCCTGGGATGTAGATTTGACAGTGTGGGATACAACCAGGTATACCGACTGGCAGGAAGAATTGTTGGGTAATACAGCAAGAGCTAGTCACCTTGAAGGATCGATAGGCGGAGGTAATGCAAACTCGCAATTCCTGGTGGGCGGTACTTACCATAGAGAAACAACTGTATTTCCTGGTGATTTTAGTGATACCAAAGGCTCAGCTCATTTCAATCTGAATAATTCCAGCCTGAATGGGAAATTTAAAACCAGTATAACGGGAACATATTTGGTTGACAACAATCATTTATTGAATTATGACCTTACTGAATTGATTACGCAACTGCCGCCCAATGCCCCAAAGATTTACCAGGAAAATGGTGAATTAAATTGGGAAAGCTCAACCTGGACAAACCCCTATAGTTACCTCTATCAAAAATACCAAGCCCGCACAACCAACTTAATTGGCAATGCAACTTTAAGTTATCAACTGGTGAAAGGCTTAACAATACGTGCTAACCTTGGTTTTACTGAAATGAAGGTAAATGAAAAGGCGATATATCCTGGCAGCTCATACGATCCTGCTTTTGAGCAGGCAGGAAGTTCAAACTTTGCCAACAACCAGGTACGAACCTGGATTGCAGAACCCATGATTCAATGGAACCGGAATTTTGAACACCATAGTTTTGAAGTTCTGGCAGGAGGCACATTTCAGGAATCTGTCAGAGAAGGCACAACTTTTCAGGCGACTGATTTTATTAGTGATGCCTTGCTGGAAAACCTGGCAGCTGCCGGAAACGTAAAAGTCGCAAACACGAGCTATAGTCAGTATCGTTATGCGGCGATTTTTGGCCGAATGAATTATAAATGGCAAAATGAATTCTTGGTTAACCTGACTGCCCGCAGGGATGGTTCAAGTCGTTTCGGACCTGGTAAACAGTTCGCAAATTTCGGAGCAATTGGCGCAGGGTGGATATTCACGCAAAGACCCTGGATTCAAAGGATTCTACCTTTTTTAAGTTTCGGTAAAATAAGAGCCAGCTACGGCTTAACCGGCAGTGACCAGATTGGTGATTATGGTTATTTGGAATTATGGTTGCCCAGTAGTTATGGATACCAGGGAATACCTGGTTTACAGCCTGGAAACCTGAATAATCCGGATTACCATTGGGAAACCAATCGTAAACTGGAAGCCAGCCTTGACCTTGGCTTTTTGAACGACAGGTTGTTGTTTAGTATGAATTATTATTACAACCGTTCCGGGAATCAACTGGTTGGTTATCCATTACCTGTTATCACTGGCTTTAACCAGGTGCAATACAATCTAAATGCTGAGGTTGAAAATAAGGGTTGGGAATTTGAACTAAATGCTGCAATCCTAAGGGGTGAAGGTTTAAAATGGAACAGTTCCTTTAATCTGAGCCTGCCAAGGAATAAATTGGTTTCCTTTCCGAATTTGGCTGGTTCCTCATTCGCAAACAGTTATATAATAGGTCAATCCTTGTTTACAAAAAAGTATTTTGCTGTAGAAGGTGTTGATCCTGAAACCGGCATTTATCGCTTTAAAGATTTTAATAAGGATGGTGTAATTAGTTATCCCAAAGATGCACAGGTTATGAAAACTATTAGCAGAACCATGTATGGGGGATGGCAAAATGATTTTTCCTATAAAGGGTTACGGCTTGACCTGTTTTTTGAATTCGTGCAACAGACGGGCTTAAATTACCGAACAGCTTTTTACATGCCTGGTGGCTATGGTCCGCAACCTGACTATGTGTTAGACAGATGGCAGGCCATTGGTGAAAATAGTAATACGCAAAAATTTACACAAGATTATGGTAGTGCTGGTTATAGTTCATTTTCGAAAGCCCAGGCTTATGGAGACCAAAATGTAAGTGATGCATCTTTTATCAGGTTAAAAAATCTGTCACTGGCCTATGATTTACCTAAGTCCTGGCAAACTGCAATGCATCTTCAGAAGGCTCAATTTTATTTACAAGGCCAAAATTTATTTACCCTTACCAATTATAAAGGCTGGGATCCTGAAAATATGAGCTTCCTGCGTTTGCCACCTTTACGAGTATGGGCAATAGGCTTCAGGATAACCCTTTAA
- a CDS encoding RagB/SusD family nutrient uptake outer membrane protein, with the protein MSNQHKIFVIFAILIAGIGSGCEKFVTVEPPPNALVSAFVFADDKTAESAISGVYEKMMGSPTGFFNGGLELYTGLSGDELIARTARPNFIEFNKNALLATNTEVKRIWQAAYEVIYSCNAILEGLAASSSVSERMKLQLKGEALTLRAFSYSQLVQLFGHVPMVLTTDYRENAVAARTDKQVLLAQVEQDLLMAVEVLQPDYQFSNSERTRPNRYVAQALLGRLYLLESKWEKAIELATAIIGASDVFALSPELDGVFKHNSIEAIWQLMPVIPNMNTGLGYVFVQQSGVPTYGDIKADYLGKFEADDQRLNAWIYTYTENGVTYHIPYKYQVKGGEAIEEYYTLVRLAEIYLIRAEAYLQSGMLPAARADINIIRNRAGKGSLTVDDATILTGALETERSCELFVEDGHRWFDIKRWGKVDAVMAVAKPNDWHPNDAVYPLPQSELDNNVQLVQNPGY; encoded by the coding sequence ATGAGCAATCAACATAAAATATTTGTCATTTTCGCAATATTAATTGCGGGCATTGGATCAGGCTGTGAAAAATTTGTGACTGTTGAACCACCACCCAATGCATTAGTCAGTGCTTTTGTATTTGCGGATGATAAAACAGCGGAATCTGCCATTTCTGGCGTATATGAAAAAATGATGGGAAGCCCTACCGGGTTCTTTAATGGTGGATTAGAATTGTATACCGGGTTGTCTGGAGATGAATTAATAGCCCGGACTGCCAGGCCCAATTTCATTGAGTTTAATAAAAATGCACTGCTGGCAACTAATACTGAGGTAAAAAGAATCTGGCAGGCCGCTTATGAGGTAATTTATTCCTGCAATGCCATCCTGGAGGGATTAGCAGCATCGAGTTCAGTAAGCGAAAGAATGAAACTGCAGTTGAAAGGAGAAGCGCTTACCTTACGTGCATTCAGTTATAGCCAATTGGTACAATTATTTGGTCATGTGCCGATGGTGCTAACCACTGACTACCGGGAAAATGCTGTGGCGGCCCGGACTGATAAGCAGGTTTTGCTTGCCCAGGTTGAACAGGATTTATTGATGGCGGTGGAAGTATTGCAGCCAGATTATCAATTCAGCAATAGCGAAAGAACCAGGCCAAATAGGTATGTGGCGCAGGCATTGCTGGGAAGGCTGTATTTACTGGAAAGCAAATGGGAAAAGGCGATCGAATTGGCAACAGCAATTATTGGCGCTTCGGATGTATTTGCACTTTCACCAGAGCTGGATGGCGTGTTTAAACATAATAGCATTGAAGCCATCTGGCAGTTAATGCCAGTAATCCCCAATATGAATACAGGCCTGGGTTATGTTTTTGTTCAGCAATCGGGTGTGCCGACTTATGGAGATATCAAAGCAGATTATTTAGGAAAATTTGAAGCAGATGATCAAAGGTTAAATGCCTGGATATATACCTATACAGAAAATGGGGTTACTTATCATATACCCTATAAATACCAGGTAAAAGGCGGCGAGGCAATTGAAGAATATTATACACTCGTCCGGCTGGCAGAAATCTATTTGATAAGGGCAGAGGCTTACCTGCAAAGCGGCATGTTACCGGCGGCCAGGGCGGATATCAATATTATTAGAAACAGGGCTGGTAAAGGCAGTCTTACCGTTGATGATGCAACAATATTAACTGGTGCACTTGAAACGGAACGCAGTTGCGAATTATTTGTTGAAGATGGGCATCGTTGGTTTGATATAAAGCGATGGGGTAAGGTCGATGCAGTGATGGCCGTTGCAAAACCGAATGATTGGCATCCGAATGATGCAGTATATCCCTTACCGCAATCAGAACTGGATAATAATGTTCAGTTAGTACAGAATCCCGGGTATTGA
- the cas1 gene encoding type II CRISPR-associated endonuclease Cas1, with the protein MIKRTLYFGNPAYLKTNNGQLVIEMHDSGETKTAPIEDLGLLILDHQQITITQALMAKLLDANVALVTCDHSHHPAGLLFNLEGNSLQSMKIQAQVEATQPLKKQLWQQTIIAKIKNQAVILKNQNQNDKFLQALATDVKSGDPDNCEATAAAYYWKRVFPEFLDFKRERFGLPPNNLLNYGYAILRALVARSLVGSGLLPTLGIHHRNQYNAYCLADDIMEPYRPYVDRIVCGIIRKNGKFLEMTAAMKKEFLSLPAIDVKLEGQKSPLMNAVQRTTASLAKCYEGKIRKINYPEM; encoded by the coding sequence ATGATAAAGCGCACGCTTTATTTTGGCAATCCAGCCTATCTAAAAACCAATAATGGCCAGCTTGTAATTGAAATGCATGATAGTGGCGAAACAAAAACAGCACCAATTGAAGACCTTGGGTTGCTGATCCTTGATCATCAGCAGATAACCATAACCCAGGCATTGATGGCAAAGCTTTTAGATGCAAATGTAGCTTTGGTCACATGTGATCATTCACATCATCCTGCAGGTCTACTTTTTAATTTAGAAGGGAACAGCCTACAAAGTATGAAAATACAGGCTCAGGTAGAAGCTACACAGCCATTGAAAAAACAACTTTGGCAACAGACCATTATCGCTAAAATTAAGAATCAGGCAGTAATTTTAAAAAATCAGAACCAGAACGACAAATTTTTACAGGCTCTGGCCACAGATGTAAAAAGCGGAGATCCTGATAATTGCGAAGCAACTGCAGCAGCCTATTATTGGAAAAGGGTATTTCCAGAGTTTTTGGATTTTAAACGGGAACGATTTGGATTACCCCCAAACAACCTATTAAACTATGGCTATGCGATTTTACGGGCCCTTGTTGCCAGGAGTCTGGTTGGAAGTGGGCTTTTGCCCACTTTAGGGATTCATCATCGAAATCAATATAACGCCTATTGCCTTGCTGATGATATCATGGAACCTTATCGGCCGTATGTAGACAGGATTGTTTGTGGAATCATTCGAAAAAATGGTAAATTCTTGGAAATGACTGCTGCGATGAAAAAGGAGTTTCTAAGCCTGCCTGCAATAGATGTGAAACTTGAGGGTCAAAAAAGCCCACTTATGAATGCAGTGCAACGCACAACTGCAAGTTTAGCAAAGTGCTACGAAGGAAAAATTCGGAAAATAAATTATCCTGAAATGTAG